In Pongo abelii isolate AG06213 chromosome 5, NHGRI_mPonAbe1-v2.0_pri, whole genome shotgun sequence, a single genomic region encodes these proteins:
- the ZNF322 gene encoding zinc finger protein 322 gives MYTSEERCNQRTQKRKIYNVCPQKGKKIFIHVHEITQIDGHIYQCLECKQNFCENLALIMCERTHTGEKPYKCDMCEKTFVQSSDLISHQRIHNYEKPYKCSKCEKSFWHHLALSGHQRTHAGKKFYTCDICGKNFGQSSDLLVHQRSHTGEKPYLCSECDKCFSRSTNLIRHRRTHTGEKPFKCLECEKAFSGKSDLISHQRTHTGERPYKCNKCEKSYRHRSAFIVHKRVHTGEKPYKCGACEKCFGQKSDLIVHQRVHTGEKPYKCLECMRSFTRSANLIRHQATHTHTFKCLEYEKSFNCSSDLIVHQRIHMEEKPHQWSACESGFLLGMDFVAQQKMRTQTEELHYKYTVCDKSFHQSSALLQHQTVHIGEKPFVCNVSEKGLELSPPHASEASQMS, from the coding sequence ATGTACACTTCAGAAGAGAGATGTAATCAGAGaactcaaaaaaggaaaatatataatgtatgccCTCAGAAGGGTAAAAAGATTTTTATTCATGTGCATGAGATTACTCAGATAGATGGTCATATATACCAGTGCCTTGAATGCAAGCAAAACTTCTGTGAAAACTTAGCTCTTATTATGTGTGAGAGAACCCATACTGGGGAGAAACCTTATAAATGTGATATGTGTGAGAAAACCTTTGTCCAAAGCTCAGATCTTATTTCACACCAGAGGATCCACAATTACGAGAAACCTTATAAATGTAGCAAATGTGAGAAGAGCTTTTGGCACCACTTAGCGCTTTCAGGACATCAGAGAACACATGCAGGTAAAAAATTCTATACATGTGACATTTGTGGCAAGAATTTTGGTCAGAGTTCTGATCTGCTTGTCCACCAGCGAAGCCATACTGGCGAGAAACCGTATCTATGTAGTGAGTGTGACAAATGCTTCAGTAGAAGTACAAACCTCATAAGGCATCGAAGAACTCACACAGGTGAGAAACCATTTAAGTGTCTCGAGTGTGAAAAAGCTTTTAGTGGGAAATCAGATCTTATTAGCCACCAGAGAACTCACACTGGGGAAAGGCCCTACAAATGTAATAAGTGTGAGAAAAGTTACCGACACCGTTCAGCCTTCATTGTACATAAAAGAGTTCATACTGGGGAGAAGCCCTATAAGTGTGGTGCCTGTGAAAAATGCTTTGGCCAGAAATCAGACCTTATCGTGCACCAGAGAGTCCACACAGGTGAGAAGCCGTATAAATGCCTGGAATGTATGAGAAGTTTTACTCGGAGTGCCAACCTAATTAGACACCAGGCAACTCACACTCACACTTTTAAATGCCTTGaatatgaaaaaagttttaaCTGTAGCTCAGATCTTATTgtacatcagagaattcacatgGAAGAGAAACCACATCAGTGGTCTGCCTGTGAGAGTGGCTTCCTCCTAGGTATGGACTTTGTTGCCCAACAGAAAATGAGAACTCAAACAGAGGAGCTACACTATAAATACACTGTATGTGATAAAAGCTTCCACCAGAGCTCAGCCCTTCTTCAACATCAGACAGTACACATTGGTGAAAAACCGTTTGTCTGTAATGTAAGTGAAAAAGGTCTTGAGCTTAGCCCTCCCCATGCATCAGAAGCCTCACAAATGTCTTGA